GTATTAGCATTCTCACAAGCAAATCTTGCTAAATACAAAGCTCCTAAAACAATTTTTGGAATGAAAGATTATCCAAGAACTAAAAATGGAAAAGTATTAAGAAAGCAACTTGTTAAAAATTTACATGATGTTTATCATGCAAAAGAAACAGGTGAAGAGATTAAAGAATACAAAGCAAGAAGATCAATGTTATTTGTTCCTGCTTACAACAAACATAATGTTGAAAAAGCAAAAACAGTATTAGCTGATTCTGTAATCTTTGATTTAGAAGCAATTTTATCTGAGCAAAGAGAACCAGCTAGAGATACAATTAAATCAGTTTATAAAGAAAGTGGTTCAAAATTTGGTGAGTCTGAAAGAATTCTAAGAATTAACAACTTAGGAAGTGAAGATATTGCAAAAGATTTAGCTTTAGCAAAAGAAATTGAAATCGATGGTTTATTATTCTCAAAAATTGAAACAGCTGAACAAGTTTTAGAAGCTGTTAAACTAATTGAAGAAGTTAATCCAGATTTATCTTTAATGATTATGATTGAAACTCCATTATCAGTTTTAAATATCCAACAAATTTGTGCAGCATCACCTAGAGTTGAAGTTGTAGTTGTTGGTTCTAATAAACTTGCTAATAGACTTCAAATTGATATCAAAAAAGGTTCAAAAGCAATGTTTAACTATTTATCACAAATTGCACTTGCTGCAAAAGCATATGGTCAAACTGTTATTGATGGACCTCATTTTGATGTTCATGATGAATTTGCTTGTGAAGATTCAACAAAAGATGCATTTAACTTAGGATTTGATGGTAAGTCTTTAATCCATCCAATTCAAATTGAATACATAAATGATATCTTTACTCCAAAACAAACTGAAGTTGAAGATTATGAAGTTATGATTAATAAATATGACGCAGCTAAAAAAGAAGGTAAAGAAGTAATTTATCATAATGATAGATTAGTTGATGGTTCTAGAATTAAATGGGCTAAGAAAATGATTACATTATATGAAACATATAAATCATTAGGTCAAAACCTATTTAATAAATAAGGAGAAATAATTGTCTAAAATTAACAATAAAATCAATATGGGAAATTTCTTTGAAGATTTCTCTATTGGTCAAAAAATAATTCATCCCCTTCCTAGAACAATTAGTGAAGGTGACGTATCTTTATACATAGCATTTACGGGTTCTAGATTTGCATTACATTCATCAAATGAAGTAGCAAAGCAAATGGGTTATGATAAAAGACCTATTGATGATACTTTAATGTTCCACTTAACATTTGGAAAATCTGTTCAAGATGTATCTTTAAATGCTATTGCAAATTTAGGTTATGCAGAAATTGCCTTCCCTAATCCTGTTTATATTGGAGATACAGTTTCAATGACATCTGATGTTATTGGATTAAAAGAAAACTCAAATGGAAAATCTGGAGTTGTTTATGTTCACTCAATTGGTGTAAACCAAAATGGTGATGAAGTATTAAACTTCAAAAGATGGGTTATGGTTCATAAAAAAGATAAGGAAACTTCATCAGGTATTAATGAAGTTCCAACTTTTGCAAAAACTACTCCTATTTTAGATAAAATTAATCTTCCAGAAATCAAGTGTGTAGACACTGATTCTACTGGCGGAAAATTCTTCTTTGAAGACTATGAAGCAGGTGAAAGATTAAATCATCCAGATGGTATTACAGTTGATAATAGTGATCATACACTAGCAACTAAGTTGTACCAAAATAATGCAAAAGTTCACTTCAATGACCATATGATGAAAAGTTCACCAATGGGTCAAAGATTAATGTATGGTGGAATTGTTATTTCAATGGCAAGAACATTATCATTTAATGGTTTACAAAATGCGCAAAATATTTATTCTATAAACTCTGGAGCACATGCAAATCCTACTTATGCAGGAGATACAATTTATGCTTATACAGAAGTTTTAGAAACAATTGACCATAAAAGAGAAGACTTAGGATTATTAAGATTAAGAACGATTGCAGTTACAAACCAAAAATCTTCGGAAATTGAAAATCCAAAAGGTGAAGATGGAAAGTACTTAAAAAATGTAGTACTTGATTTAGATTACACAGTTGTTATTCCCAAGAAAAAGACAAAAAAGTAGAAAACAGCTAAGTAATAAACAAAAAATTAAATTTAATAAAAGGAAAATAATATGACACACCCTAATGAAGCACTATTCGGTTCTGGAGACAATTTACCAATTATCCCATCTTGTGAGCACTTTGCTGGTAGCGAAAAGCTAATCTTAAAAGGTTTTGAGATGCAAAAGAAACTTGGACCTGTTTTTGATATTACTTGTGATTGTGAAGATGGAGCTGAAACTGGTAAAGAAGTTGAGCATGCAGAAATGATTGTTAGAGTAGTTAACTCTGATGCTAACCCATATGCAATGGCTGGTACTAGAATTCATGATTTTGATCATCCAGATTGGAGACAAGATATTGATATTTTAGTACCTGGTGCTGGTGAAAAATTAGCATACATTACTATCCCAAAATCAACTTCATATGAAGATGCTAAAACTCAAGTTGAGTATATTCAAGAAGCAGCTAAAAAAGCTGGAATTTCTAGAGAGATTCCAATTCACGTTTTAATTGAAACACATGGTGCATTACAAGATGTAGAAAAAACTGCAACTTTACCATGGGTACAAGTTTTAGACTTTGGATTAATGGACTTTGTTTCTGGTTACCAAGGTGCAATTCCAGCTTCAAATATGAGAAGCCCTGGTCAATTTGATCAT
This sequence is a window from Poseidonibacter parvus. Protein-coding genes within it:
- a CDS encoding MaoC family dehydratase produces the protein MSKINNKINMGNFFEDFSIGQKIIHPLPRTISEGDVSLYIAFTGSRFALHSSNEVAKQMGYDKRPIDDTLMFHLTFGKSVQDVSLNAIANLGYAEIAFPNPVYIGDTVSMTSDVIGLKENSNGKSGVVYVHSIGVNQNGDEVLNFKRWVMVHKKDKETSSGINEVPTFAKTTPILDKINLPEIKCVDTDSTGGKFFFEDYEAGERLNHPDGITVDNSDHTLATKLYQNNAKVHFNDHMMKSSPMGQRLMYGGIVISMARTLSFNGLQNAQNIYSINSGAHANPTYAGDTIYAYTEVLETIDHKREDLGLLRLRTIAVTNQKSSEIENPKGEDGKYLKNVVLDLDYTVVIPKKKTKK
- a CDS encoding HpcH/HpaI aldolase/citrate lyase family protein, coding for MTHPNEALFGSGDNLPIIPSCEHFAGSEKLILKGFEMQKKLGPVFDITCDCEDGAETGKEVEHAEMIVRVVNSDANPYAMAGTRIHDFDHPDWRQDIDILVPGAGEKLAYITIPKSTSYEDAKTQVEYIQEAAKKAGISREIPIHVLIETHGALQDVEKTATLPWVQVLDFGLMDFVSGYQGAIPASNMRSPGQFDHRLIGAAKAKVVQAALQNHIIPCHNVTLDLKNPYQTYKDAEKARNEFGFLRMWSIYPTQVQAIVDAMKPDFTELEAAQNILIAAQDAEWGPIQYDGELHDRATYRYFWELVQRANFSGTKLQDRVQDRFFS